Part of the Candidatus Krumholzibacteriota bacterium genome, CGACCCGTCGTTGTTCGTGTCGTTGGGAGTCCCGTAATTATCGTCCTTGAAAGAGGTGAAGACGATGTGGCTGTCCGGATCGGCCGTCCCGTTCATCGTCAATGTCCCCTGGACTATGATATCGGTGCCCGTTTTCGGTTTGACGACGATTCCGGGTTGGATCGAAAGGTTGCCTCCCGGTGCGACTGTGACATCGTCAAGCAGGATATAGACGAGGTTGTCGATGGGGATTGAGCCGAGAGTCGCCCCGCGCATCGAGATGCGGTTCGACCCTGTAAGCGTTCCGCCGAGGATCCCGAGAGCGTCGAATCCGTTATCGGAGACCGATTCGAAAGCAAGGTTGTCGAATACCGGGTTGGCCGTTATCTCTATCGCCACCGGGCAATCGGTCATCGCGTTGATCGCCGTATTCCTCAGGACGGGAGCCGATACGCCTGTGCATTTGACTCCGTAATAGGCGGCGAAGATATCGCAGTCCTCGATAGTGGGGCTGGCGTTTTCGCAGGTTATATTACCGCTCGATCCGTACCCGCCGAAATGTATCTGGCAGTACTGCAGGATCGAACTGTCGTCGGCATTGTCAGTAAAGCGTATATACTGCCAGTCGTGATTGTCGGGTACGGTAGAGTTGCCGTCCCCGTTCGTATCGTCTCCCGGCGGAGGGACGTTATCATCCTTGATAGAGGTGAAATAGATAAGCGAATCAGGCTCGTTCTTGCCGATCGCGACGAGTCTTCCATCGCTTATCGTAAGGGAACGGCTCGAGTCGAATTTCAAAACGACTCCTGGATTTATCGTCAGGACAGCTCCACCGGTGACGGTGACCGATCCTGTGACGCGGTAGATCCTGCCGCCGAAGGTGGTCAGAGTCAAGTCGGAGCTTATCGTGCCCGAAAGCGTTTTCTGGGCCAGCGCTCCGACGGGAAGGACGATAAACACGAAAATAATCCCGAAAAGAAAGATCGATTTACAGCGATTCATCTTGTGCCCCCCGTTATGAGTGACTGTAAAAAATGATTTATTGGCGCGTAACGGATGCCTGTCTTGAAGGCCTCCGTATACCTGTTAGACTGGATCGATCTGATTTCGACACACATCGATCAAAAAAATCTGTCAATTGATACCCCTTGCTGCTAGAATCACGATCACCCCCCGCCAGGGCCGTCGGACAGGAGAAACCTGTTTATGTCAGCCCGGGTGATTAAAGGGGCGGATCGGGAATGTATTGATAAGGAGGGATCATCCATGAGAAGAATGACCGCGTCGATTCTCGTTGTTTCGCTGGTTTTTGGCCTGTTTGGCGCCACGGGATGCAATTGGACGAGCAGCCAGAAGGGGACGGCGATAGGGACAGCTGCCGGAGCGGCAATAGGGGCGGCGATAGGAAAGAAAGCCGGTAATACGGCGATGGGGACGATACTCGGAGCAGCCATAGGCGGAGCAGCCGGGATGTATATCGGAAATTATATGGACAAGCAGGCGGCGGAGATAGAGAAGGATATAGAGGGAGCGAAGGTGGAGAGAGTGGGAGAGGGGATCAAGATCACATTCGATTCAGGGATCCTCTTCGATGTCGACAAGGCGGCGCTTCAACCGGTGGCAAGGACAGAGCTTGAAAAACTCGCCCTGATCCTGAATAAATACAGCGACACGAATATTCTCATCGAAGGCCATACCGATGCCACCGGATCGGAAGAACACAACATGGAGCTTTCGCGCAAGAGGGCCGAGGCTGTAGCGGCCCAGCTCGCCGCCGTTCAGGTCGATCCGCTGAGATTCACATTGATAGGGTACGGAGAGATCCAGCCGGTAGCGACGAACGAGACCGAAGCGGGCCGCAGGGCCAACAGGAGAGTAGAGCTGGCGATCATGGCAAACGATAAACTTAAAAAAGTCGCCGAGGACAAGACCACGGGTTGATCCGGAACTGAAGCCGGGCCTGTATGATAAGTAGAGACGGGGCGAAGCCTGGCGGCTTGGGCCCCGTTTTTTGTAGATCCGAAAAGAAGCCGGGAGATTCTGCCGATGAAAAAAATAATTCTGATGATCGTCATGTTGCTTGCCGTCGAGATCAGCGCCGGAGAAACCGTCATCGAGGTCGATTTTCTCGCCGAAGTCGGGCAGGAGGTCAACGGCGCGGGGCCTGTCCTTCTTCGGATCGATCACCACCGGCACAGGTTGATCTCGGTCAACACGCTAAGTTCATCGGTGACAGTGATCGATCTCTCATCGGGCAGGATGACCAATATTCCGATAGAGGGCCGCGCCTGCCAGCATCTGAAATCGGAGTCGATGACGATCAGCGCTCAATCGGGAAATCTCTATCTCATCGGCATCGACTGTTTTCATATCGTCGATATCGAGATGAGGTCTTCGAGGATGATCAGGACTCCGGCTCAGTATGAATCTATCGCCGTCGATGAATGGACGGGAAATGTCTTTCTTGCCGGCAGGGAAAGCAAGGATATCGGGTTCTGCGGCGCCTCTGGAAAAGAGATAAAGATGCTCCCCTGGCTTGAAAAGAGCGAACCTCTCGTAAATCTCAACGCCACTCCACCTCCTCCGGTGAGAAAGGTCATCGCCGACGGGCCGGCAGGAGAGATAATCGCCGTGGACGGGATCGATCCGGCTGTCTTCCGGTTCGACGGAAGGACTGGAGCGAAGATCGGTTCGAGGCCGCTTTCCCTCTCCGGCGGAGGCAGGTGGCATCTGGGTGGGTACGATGAGGATACGAGGTCTCTGTACATAGTCACTGAGACGGCGAAGAGGGAAGTGATCGAGGCAGCGAGGATAGGCGTAGACGACCGGGCTGACGTGATCATTCCCCTTCCAGGGTTTACCGAGGGGGTCGGTATCGTTTACAACCCGAAGAGGAACGAACTCTATATTCCATACGACAATCATCCTTCGGTCCATGTCGTGTCGTTCGGCGCAGAGGTGCCGCTGGCGGAGATCATGATCCCCGCCTATGGGAACGACGCGGCGGTGATCGATCTTGAAAACGATATCCTGTATGTCGCCAGCTGGGCGTTCAGCGAGATAGACGTGATCGACCTGGAGAAGAGAAGGCTCACCGGGAGGATCACCGGGACCGGCCTGATACCGCATATGTTCTCCATGGAATTCGACCCCGTCGAAAACATCATCTATTTTCCAAGGGGAGCCAGCGCGGTGAACGGCACCTTTGGGGCGGCGATCTCCTGGCTCGATCCAGGCGACGGGACGATGGGGAAGATCTATGCCGGATGGGCTCCGGTAGATCTGATCGAGATGCCAGGGCGTGGATCGTTTATCGTTTTCAACAACGAGGATCAAATGGCCGAGGTCTGGCCGGACGGTTCTTTCGAGCTTCAACAACTGCCTTACGATTTCCCTATCGCCGCGGTCCACAGCCCTGAGGGTGATATCTATCTTTCCTACGGACCGCACCAGTCATACTGGCCTACGGTCTATATATGGGACGCTCGAAACGGCATACTGACCATCGACGCAGATGACCTGGGGTATTATGACAGGCGTATCGCCCGCCAGGCGCAGCAGATGGTGACAGGGAGGAATGGAAAGCTCTATTTCACGCAGAATAATTGGGGCCGGGAGGAGCAGTTTCTCGGAGTCCTGGAAGATCAGATAAGGCTCTTCGAACCGGGGAAGCGAATAAGGCTCGGCGAGGAGGTCGAAAGGGAGACGACCCAGAGGGTGCTCAGGTACGATAAGGCCGCGGACAGGCTGTATCTTGTCAAAACGGGAGAGACCGATCAGGAGCTTTCGGTATTGCAGGTGATCGATCCTGAAAACGGAAAGCTCACCGGCAGGGCAGAGGCGGGTCTCGCTTCGACAGACCTTGTATTCGATGAGAATAATATTTACATCGCCAATTTCGATTCGGGAGATATCACCGTCGTAGCGAAGGAGGACCTTTCGGTCTCAACGATCAAGGCGGGGACGACTCCCCTTCGTCTCGCTTTCTGCCGGGGAGTCCCCTACGTCATCGATCATCTCGACAACGACCTTCGAGAAGTGAAAAAGAACGGGAAGATATGGAAGATCCCGGGCAAAGGGTTCGCCGATAATATCTTCGAGTGGAACGGACAGCTGGTCGTCACGACGTACGGTGAAAAAACTCTTTTCGTCAACATCTTCGATCCCGAAAAGGAAAAATTTACCCTTCTTCATAAGTTCAGTTATCCCTATGGCGATACGCGGTTCGACACGGGGAACGTCTCATTCTTCATGAGAGGACAGTTCGGAGACGCGGTCTATTCTCTCACTAAAGGCGTTGTTTCCGTCGACGGATCGCTATGGATAAGCGATTTTCTATCGGGGCGGGTCTTCATTATCAAAGGCGGATGAGCGCCGAGAGGCCGCGCGGCGCCACGGGATCTTTTCCAGAGAGGACGCGAAAAGGCGGCGCCGATATATATTCAGCGCCGCCGTATTCCGGAGCATTACGTCGGGAAAGCTTCTATTTCTTCAGGTCCCAGAAACCGTACCATCCGATATATACTACGAATTTCTGGTCGGACCATTCCGAGTCGAGGAACCTGTTTTCCCAGATATACTCGCATCCGAAGGTCGTCGCCAGCCCGGCCGGGTTGTACGATTCGATCGAGATGCCGACGCCAGGTTCGATCGAATTGTTCCAGTCGATCTTTTCCGTGTCGACAGTGTAGCGAAGGGTCGCGTACGTGTTGAGCGTGGTATTCTCTCCCCACCTCTTCCAGTCGATCCCCTGTTTTATCCAGCCTCTGAGCAGGAGGTTGCTGTCGTATTCCCTGGGCAGATCCCACCTGAGGTCTCCCCACGTGGAACCGCGGTATCCTTCTATCGCCCCGGCCGTCCGGGGGGCGAGGCTGGAAAGTATAAGGGCCAGGGCCACAAAGCTTAAAAATCTTCTCATGATCTATCTCCTTCCAAAGATCCTCGTGTCAGTACGTCCCCATGAAAGCTCGAAAAGAAAATGTTCGAGCTGCCTGTAATCGTCTTTTATAAAATCGTGATAATCCGAGCAAGGATTCATCTTTCCGTAATAATTGTCTTCGCAGACAACAAAATCCACGTCGATCGCCGTCATACTGCCTGAATCATCAGTCCTGAACGCTTCGGTTATATGTATATATTCCGCGTCGGGGTATTTCGATCCGAGGGAATAGATATAGATGTCGCTGTCCCATCCGTTCATTACCACCTTCATCCCGTTGAATCCCTCGCGATCGAAAAAATCGATCATCGGGCGGACGTCGGGATACTGTCTTTCAAGCCACCTGAGGTTGTAGATGCCGTATGTCCAGAAGACTATGATCACGGCGACGGTGAAGAAATGCCTGAGGGCCTTGCTTGTGCTTCTCATCGAAAACATGCTCCCGATCCTGTCGACGCCGAGAGCGGCCGATGGAGCGAGGAAGATGAGCGAATAGATGACATTCTTGTTAACGGACTGTTCGGCCCTCGTGACGAGATGGACAAGTATGATCGGCAGGGAGAGGATAAAAAGTACGATAGCGGTCTTTCCATGTTTTTCATGAAAGAACCCGAAGACAGACAGAAGCCAGGCAAGCGATATCCACCGGAAGGTCCAGTCGGCCATCCTGATAAAAGATACGTGGGACCCTGTCTGTACGTCCCTGATCTGTCCGATCACCTCAGCGCGGGGAGCGAAAGGTGCGAAGAAATAAAAGAGAGCGGCAAGGACAAGCATCGGTATCGCAGCCCATAACAGGGTCCTCGCGAAACCCTTCCTGTACCATACATATATAAGGATCGGCGGGATGAAAACGGGAATAAGGTATTTAGTCACGGCGGCGAGGAAAAGAACGATAGATCCCGACAGAAGGATCAGGCAGCTACTTGTCCCGCGGCCTGATTCCATCGATAATACTACGAGCATGAAGCCGCATCCGAGAAGGAAAGCCGCTGTCATGTCGTACGTGGCCAGTTTCATCAGGTACGCGGTCTGTCCCGAGAAGAGGAAGAGAGAGGCCGCTATAAGGCCTGTCTTTACGTTGAACATCCTCGCGCCTGTGACATATATGCAGAAGACCAGGGCCAGCCCGAGAAGGATGTTCAACCCTCTCGCCCCGCGCAAGCCGCCCATCGAATCGGCGATAGATACTATCACCGGGTGGATCAGTACCGAACCGGTGGCGAAGGGGCATCCCGGGCAGGGATCTCCCGAGAGAAACTGGTGCCCCATATTGATATGGAAAGCCTCATCGACGAATACGGCGGTAAAGTCGATATTGACGACAGTCACTACCAGGCCGTAGAGGAGGATGATCCATATGAGATTCTTCTTGTCTTTCAGCATATCTTCAGATCTTTCATATCCTGATCAGCTTTTCCGCTTTTTCGGCCACGCCGAGAACATCGTCGATATCCCCCGTCGGAGATTCCGAGAGGTCGATGCCGGCGAGGAATAGAGGGTAGTCGTCCGACTCGTTGCTTATGGCCCTTGCGACCTTTCCCTTGAGAGAGATCGTATCTGTCCCAAGCACCGTGACGACGGTGATCTCTTCACCGGCGTCGAAAGCGCGCTGGGATGCCAGGAGATAGCCGCTCGTGGATATATCCTTGATCACCCCGAACGACGATCCTCCGTTTCTCTCGGGGATCAGAACGGGGAGATAAGCCAATGATCTGCCGGCCCGTTTTCTGTATTCACGGGGTCTGCTGAAACTCTTTTCAAGGTACGTCTCGTATCTCGTCGAGTATTCCGCCAGGAACTTTACGACGGCCGACTCATAGAGGTACCTGGAGAGCTCATCCTGTTTTTCGACCGATACATCGGAAAAGATAAAGCCGCTGCGGCAGAGTTCTCTTTCACCGGCGGTCACTTTCTCATTGTGAACAGACCTGCCATTTACCTTTATCATCTTTCCCGGGAGGATGATCTCCAGTTTGAGGGCGCTTCCCTCCGGTATCTGACCGACCGAAAGGAGCGAAAGACCTTCCTTCGTGAGGTTGTTGGCAACGGCTAGCCTGAGGTTATCACTGTTTTCCAGCCTGTACAGCACGGGGACCGAATCGGGGATCCTGAAATCGCTGCGCCGCTGGAACAGTTTCTGCCTGGCGTACTGGACGATCGCTATTCCGAGGCCGGTGTTATAAAGAGCCCAGAGGGAGTTGACGGCGATTATGAATTCATCGCTCCTGAGCTGAAATACGAGCTGTACCAGGGCCCAGACGATGGCGATTATGCTGACCACGATGACGGTGACCTGCGGCGCCATCAGCCGGTATGGAGCAAGCGACTTGACTCCTTTCGGCGTGACCTTGAACTGCCGCGAACGTTTCGGAAGGAAGAAGACGCCGAGGGTCTTCATATAAGTGACGAACTTGCCCATGCTGAATTCCTCAAGCATCAGCACTCCGCCGAATCCGCGCCCCATCTCGTTGAACGCGAATAGAGATATTGCGTAGTACGGGACGAAATGAAGGAGATAGTTGATATCCATCGCTCTCATCGGCAGGATCCCGGTGAAGAGAGTTATCGGGGGGATCACGTAGAAGACAAGTTTCTGAAATCCTTCGAAGGGATATATCAGGCTTGCCAGGTAGCAGAGCCGCTGGGAGAAGCTGAGTCCTCTGATAAAGAGCGGGTTCTTTTTGAAAAATACCTGCCATCCTCCGAGTCCCCAGCGGACCCTCTGAATATGGAACGGAAGGATCGTCTCGGCGGCGATGCCGTAGGCGAGGTGTTCGTTATGGTATACAGAAGACCAACCCTTCGCGTGAAGCTTGATCGACGTCAGCATATCCTCGGTGACCGACTTGCGGCCGAAACCTCCGATATCATCAAGCGCTTTTCTTCTCATCAGGGCGCAGCTGCCGACGAAATAGGCGGCGTTCCACCGGTCCCTTCCCGGCTGGATGATGGAATAGAAGAGATTCTGCTCGGCCCAGATATATTTCTTACCCGCGTCGACCCGGTGCTGGAAAGAATCGATATTGTAGAATTCCTGCGGCGCCTGCGCGAAGGCGAGTCTTTCATCCTCGAAGTAACCTATCAGCGCGTCGATGAAGTGCGGCAGAGGAACATGATCGGCGTCGAAGACAGCGATAAACTCCGCTTGCGAATGTTTCAGCCCGTAATTTAGGTTCCCCGCCTTGGCGTCTTCGTGTTCAGGTCTGGCGAGGTAGGTGATATCTAGTTCCGCACAGAGCGTTTTTAATTCGGCGCGGCCGCCGTCATCGAGGACGACAGTCCTGTGAGGATATTTTATGTCGTTACAGGCAAGAAGCGTCTTTCTCAGGACACTCATCTCTTCATTCAGTGTCGGGATGAAAACATCGACAGTTTTTCCTGCCAGGGGTTCTTTCGAACTCCTGCTGACAGGTTTCCACACCGTGAAATAGAACAAAAAGGTCACAAGCGCGGCGAATATTTCTGCCCCGTAGAGCGCCCAGGCGAGGACAAGGGCGTTTGGATTAAGGGTCTCGGTGACCCTCCAGTACAGATAGTAGACAGTTACGATCATTGCTATTACGGCAATGATCCTGCGGAATCTCTCCGCATTGGAATCTTCAAATTTCATCGCTCTCATCCATTTTCTTCTAAGTAAGTGTTTCACGCGTGTTTATCAAAGATGTGAATTAATCAGCATGACAGCAAAATCCATGCACATCGGCGCTTACACCCCGAAATTATCCAAAAAATCGGTGATGGAGTCCAGCGCATCACCGCTTTCCAGTCAATTTAATTTTACACAAAGCCGATTTTTTGCTAAAGCCCGGCTATATTTGTTGCCGATAAGAGGTTATCGTAAATGAAAGGATTTTATGAAGACTCTGCACTTCAGAAGGATGCTCAGAGAAGTCCTGCGTACGGCGAAAAACCTGCCGACGATCCCGGAGATACTGGCGATAATGCAGAAAGCTCTGCAGGATGAGAACGTCAGCACCGACTCGATCGCCAATCTGATCTCCAATGATCCGAGCATAGCGAGCAATATTCTCAGGCTTGCCAATTCGGCGTATTATTCATCCTCGGGAACGCAGATATCGACCGTCGCTGATGCCGTCATCAGGATAGGTCTTAAAGATATCGGTCGGCTTGTCTCCGTGATGGCGGCCATCCAGAGTTTTAACGTAGCAGGACAGCGAAAGGACCATAATTTATTCTGGAAGCACTCGATCTGCGTCGCCAACGCTTCCAAATACCTCTCGACGCGCCTTCCCCACGTTTTCGGCGTAAAAGAGGACGAAGCCTATCTGACAGGCCTGCTTCACGATATCGGGATGCTTGTCATCGATCAGTTTTTCCCCGAGATATCGAAGGAGATCTGGAATGAGGCCTCCTCCGGGCAGGTCCTTCTGGAAGAGATAGAAATGGCGAAACTTAAAATGGATCATGGCGAGGTGGGGGGCAAGTTCCTTGACAAGTGGAAGCTGCCGGAGAGGATCGTCACCGCCGTTTCGCGCCATCACCAGAGCGGCACTGTCTCCGGACGGGACAGGGGGCTTGTGCTCTGTATATATATTTCCAACCAGGTCTGCAACAGGAACGGTTTTCATGGATGGTCGGGGAAGATCTCTACGGATATACCGGCAGAGATCATGGAGGAGCTCGGGCTCGAGAGCGATACTATCGAAGGGATGATCGCGCATATTCAGAAGGCGGCCGAGCAGAGTGAGGTCGTGATCTCTCTGGCAAACGGCGCTTCTTCCCCAGCGAGAGGATAAAAAAAGCCGGGGTTTGATACCCCCGGCTTTTTTTCAGTACTGAAAGGAAAGGCTACTACTTGAGTTTTTCCGAAAGGATCCGGATCTCCTCTTTCGTCAGCCTGACCTGTCCGCCATCATCGTCGGTGATAACAACGATCTCTTCCTCGACGACGACCCTGGGACAGCACTTTCCCTCACTGCAAAGATAGAATTCTTTCATTTTAAACCTCCATGTTGAAATCCTTGCGAGTAGTATGCAAAAATTGTTTATAGGCGTCAACTATTAATTATGAAAAAGATTATTATGGTCAAGCCCCCTGCCGGCCGGGTGCCGGAGGGGGCTTGACTGTTTCGCGGTCATGCCGGGAGTCCTGACTGGGTCCCGGTCCTGCATTTATTCGATGCCGGACAACTCGGTCGTGACCGTACCGCCGCCAGCCATAGCGGGGAGCTGGGTGACCGATCTTACCATCAGTTTCGAAGCGGAGTTCTCAAAATAATATGTCCCTCCGCCGGGCTCGCCGTCGAGCCTGCGGACCTCTACCTTGAAAGCCTCGAATGAACCGGCTGGAACTGTGACGTTCTCTATGCCGGTGACTTCAAGTGAGAATGGATTGACCGACTGGCTCAGCAGATCGAAGGTCCTGAAGGTGACCTTGTACCCTGTCTTGAGTGGAAGAGCCGATATCGCCATGTTCAAGGCGGCGTCGCTTCCGAAGACGGGAGCATCGAGTTCCATCTTGACAGGCATCTTGCGGCCGCCCATGTTTATGCTGCCGTCGATCGCCGTTTCTGAATAATTCACTGTCACGGCGACCGGGCCCTGTTTCAGGCCGCGATATACGGGCAGAAGCGATTCGGCATCGACCATCATCGTATCTATAGCCGATCCGGCGGCGCTCGATTGCTCCGACACCATCCGCCAGACTTTCCGCTCACCGAACTTTGCCTGCGACAGAACCATGGATTCCTCTATTTCGATGTCCTGTCCCTGCATCTGTGTGACAGCTTTGTAGGCAAGTTTTACCGGTTTGATGATCGAGGGGTCGACCTTGGGAAGAGGAGCTTTTTTCGCTTCCTCAAGCCCGCTTTCAGGCTTGGTAAGCTCGACAGTCTCCACAGGCACCCACATTCCATCGAGGCTTTCCTGGATGTCATCGGGGACATCTGGCTGGTAGCGTCCGCCTATATGTCTGGCGAAGAACTTTTCCTGCGCCACCCTGAACGCGGTTCTGTTTTCCCTGCCGAGGAAACCGTGGCCCTCATCGTCAGCCATGAGATACTCGACATCCCTGCCGAGGTCGCGCATCGCGATGACGATCTGTTCCGCTTCGGGCTTCTTGCAGCGAGGATCGTTTCCGCCCTGGACTACGAGCAGGGGAGCCTTGATCTTGTCGGCGGAGAAGAGAGGCGACTGCCTCTTTAGGCGTTCTATATCCTCGGGGTTCTCGGGATTTCCCACATGTTCGTCGAAGAACTTCCTCGCCGTCTCCCAGTACGCCGGGATGGAGCTCAGAAGGGTCAGGATATTCGAGACGCCGACATAATCCACACCGCAGCAATAGATATCGGGAGTGAACGCGAGGCCGGCGAGGGTGGCGTAACCGCCGTACGATCCTCCGTAGATCGCCACCTTTGAAGGATCGGCTATTCCCTCGTCGATAAGATACTGCACCCCGTCGGTGATGTCGTGCTGCATCTCATCGCCCCATTTTTTCTTGCCGGCGTTGAAGAAGGCCTTGCCGTACCCGGTCGATGAACGGAAGTTCATCTGGAAGACGGCGTATCCCCTGTTGGCGAGGAACTGGGCTTCGGGGTTATAACCCCAGCTGTCCCTTGCCCACGGACCGCCGTGCGGGTTGACGATTACGGGAAGGTTCTTCGCCTTGACACCCTTGGGAACGGTGAGATATCCGTGAATCGTGAGGCCGTCGCGGGTCTTGTACTTTATCGGCTGCATCTTCGCCAAGTGCTCGCTTGGAAGATCCGGGCGGGGCCTGTAAAGGAATTCGGTCTTTCCCGTTTCCATATCATAGAGATAAGCGACTCCGGGGTTGATATCGCTCGTAACCGCGACGATGAAATAGCGATCGTCCGATGTCGATGAACCGAGGAAGAGGTCCCCGTCACCGATCTCTTTTTTAAGGTCTTTTTTAAGCTGCTTGTAAGCTTTTTCGAACTTTTTATCTTTCCAGTATATGCGGAGCCTGTCTCCTTCATATGTCGTGGCGATCAATTCATCGGTTACGTTAGAGAAGAGGGTCCCGCCGAAATCGACCTCTTTTTCAGGGTCGGTCTCTATAAGCTCCTCCTTGCCGGTTTCCGGGTCAAAGAGGACAAGGCGGCTGAGATCGTTCTCGTCTCCTCTGTTGGTAGCCATGTAGGCGCGTTTCCCGTCCTTGTGGAAACGAATGATCCCCGCGGACTCCTCGTTTGTCGTGACATAGACCGAAGTGAGGTCCTTGCCGTCGACGCGGAAGTA contains:
- a CDS encoding OmpA family protein; amino-acid sequence: MRRMTASILVVSLVFGLFGATGCNWTSSQKGTAIGTAAGAAIGAAIGKKAGNTAMGTILGAAIGGAAGMYIGNYMDKQAAEIEKDIEGAKVERVGEGIKITFDSGILFDVDKAALQPVARTELEKLALILNKYSDTNILIEGHTDATGSEEHNMELSRKRAEAVAAQLAAVQVDPLRFTLIGYGEIQPVATNETEAGRRANRRVELAIMANDKLKKVAEDKTTG
- a CDS encoding glycosyltransferase; translation: MRAMKFEDSNAERFRRIIAVIAMIVTVYYLYWRVTETLNPNALVLAWALYGAEIFAALVTFLFYFTVWKPVSRSSKEPLAGKTVDVFIPTLNEEMSVLRKTLLACNDIKYPHRTVVLDDGGRAELKTLCAELDITYLARPEHEDAKAGNLNYGLKHSQAEFIAVFDADHVPLPHFIDALIGYFEDERLAFAQAPQEFYNIDSFQHRVDAGKKYIWAEQNLFYSIIQPGRDRWNAAYFVGSCALMRRKALDDIGGFGRKSVTEDMLTSIKLHAKGWSSVYHNEHLAYGIAAETILPFHIQRVRWGLGGWQVFFKKNPLFIRGLSFSQRLCYLASLIYPFEGFQKLVFYVIPPITLFTGILPMRAMDINYLLHFVPYYAISLFAFNEMGRGFGGVLMLEEFSMGKFVTYMKTLGVFFLPKRSRQFKVTPKGVKSLAPYRLMAPQVTVIVVSIIAIVWALVQLVFQLRSDEFIIAVNSLWALYNTGLGIAIVQYARQKLFQRRSDFRIPDSVPVLYRLENSDNLRLAVANNLTKEGLSLLSVGQIPEGSALKLEIILPGKMIKVNGRSVHNEKVTAGERELCRSGFIFSDVSVEKQDELSRYLYESAVVKFLAEYSTRYETYLEKSFSRPREYRKRAGRSLAYLPVLIPERNGGSSFGVIKDISTSGYLLASQRAFDAGEEITVVTVLGTDTISLKGKVARAISNESDDYPLFLAGIDLSESPTGDIDDVLGVAEKAEKLIRI
- a CDS encoding HDOD domain-containing protein; the encoded protein is MKTLHFRRMLREVLRTAKNLPTIPEILAIMQKALQDENVSTDSIANLISNDPSIASNILRLANSAYYSSSGTQISTVADAVIRIGLKDIGRLVSVMAAIQSFNVAGQRKDHNLFWKHSICVANASKYLSTRLPHVFGVKEDEAYLTGLLHDIGMLVIDQFFPEISKEIWNEASSGQVLLEEIEMAKLKMDHGEVGGKFLDKWKLPERIVTAVSRHHQSGTVSGRDRGLVLCIYISNQVCNRNGFHGWSGKISTDIPAEIMEELGLESDTIEGMIAHIQKAAEQSEVVISLANGASSPARG
- a CDS encoding prolyl oligopeptidase family serine peptidase, with the translated sequence MRKVLMLMLAISLLSGNLLAEKLNYLDKLPPIIDRDVFFGDPEIARGQISPDGRFISFLKTYKGQLNIWVKNFDEPFDAARPMSADTTRPVIRYGWTEDGKYLFYIQDKGGDENFHAYVIDPTDRIDESLGVPPARDLTPIDGIRVALYAFPRKTPDIIYIGLNDRDERYHDLYRLTISTGERELIWENTQGLNSFVFDLDGNLRLASKETDDGGNEYFRVDGKDLTSVYVTTNEESAGIIRFHKDGKRAYMATNRGDENDLSRLVLFDPETGKEELIETDPEKEVDFGGTLFSNVTDELIATTYEGDRLRIYWKDKKFEKAYKQLKKDLKKEIGDGDLFLGSSTSDDRYFIVAVTSDINPGVAYLYDMETGKTEFLYRPRPDLPSEHLAKMQPIKYKTRDGLTIHGYLTVPKGVKAKNLPVIVNPHGGPWARDSWGYNPEAQFLANRGYAVFQMNFRSSTGYGKAFFNAGKKKWGDEMQHDITDGVQYLIDEGIADPSKVAIYGGSYGGYATLAGLAFTPDIYCCGVDYVGVSNILTLLSSIPAYWETARKFFDEHVGNPENPEDIERLKRQSPLFSADKIKAPLLVVQGGNDPRCKKPEAEQIVIAMRDLGRDVEYLMADDEGHGFLGRENRTAFRVAQEKFFARHIGGRYQPDVPDDIQESLDGMWVPVETVELTKPESGLEEAKKAPLPKVDPSIIKPVKLAYKAVTQMQGQDIEIEESMVLSQAKFGERKVWRMVSEQSSAAGSAIDTMMVDAESLLPVYRGLKQGPVAVTVNYSETAIDGSINMGGRKMPVKMELDAPVFGSDAALNMAISALPLKTGYKVTFRTFDLLSQSVNPFSLEVTGIENVTVPAGSFEAFKVEVRRLDGEPGGGTYYFENSASKLMVRSVTQLPAMAGGGTVTTELSGIE